The Streptomyces sp. NBC_00775 genome includes the window GCCGTGCGTGCCGGGCGGGTCCGGTTGAAGGCCAGGTTCAGCCCGAACGCGATCAGGGTCGCGCTCGTCACCGGTGAGCCCAGCACGATGCGCACACCGTCCGGGAAACGGGAGTAGAGGTCCGGTGCCACGTCGGGCGCCATGCCCACGCCGATCGACACGGCGACGATCAGCAGGTTGTGCGTTCCCTCGAACTCGACCTTGCGCAGTGTGCTGATGCCGACGGCGGCGACCGTGGCGAACATGACCAGTCCCGCGGCGCCCACGACCGGTCCGGGCAGCCCGGCCACCACCGCCCCCAGCTTGGGAACCAGGCCCAGGGCAACCAGGATGGCGCCCGCGACGGTGGCCACATGGCGGCTGCGCACCCGGGTCATCGACACCAGGCCCACGTTCTGGGCGAAGACGGTGTCGATGAAGGCGTTCATCACTCCGCCGAGCACCCCGGACAGTCCGTCGGCGGCCAGCCCGCGCGCCATGTCCGCGGTCGTCAGCTCCTTGCCGGTGAGTTCGGCGACCGCGATCAGGTCCGCGGTCGACTCGGCGAACAGGACCAGCATCACGACACACATGGAGATGACCGCGACCGGCGGGAACTCGGGCGCGCCGAAATGGAACGGAGCGCTCACCCCGATCCAGTCGGCGCCACGGGCGGCGGACAGGTCCACCAGACCCAGCGGTACCGCGACCGCGGTGCCGGCCAGCAGCCCGAGCAGGACGCCGGTCTGGGCCAGAAAGCCCCGGCCGAACCTCGCCACCAGCAGGATCACGATGACGACGAGGGCGGCGAGGGCGAGGCGCGACGGCGCCGCGTAGTCCGCCGCCTTGGGGTCGCTGCCGACGACAAGGTTGACGCCGACACTGATCAGCGCCAGGCCGACCACGGTGATCACCACACCGCTCACCAGCGGCGGGAAGAAGCGCGCCGCCTTGGCGAACGGCCAGGCGGCGAGCAGGCCGAAGATCCCGGCGGCGATCATCGAACCGTATACGGCCTGGAGCCCGTACTCACCGGCGATCAGGATCATCGGCGTGACGGCGGTGAAGGCCGCACCGGCCATCACGGGCATGCGGACGCCGAGCACCCGCCCGACGCCCGCGCCCTGGATCATCGTGACGACGCCCGCGACCAGCAGGTCCGCATTGATGAGCAGAGCGATGGTCGAGGCATCGAGCCCGGCGGCCGCGCCGAAGACGAGCGGCACCGTGACACAGCCTGTGTACATCACCAGAACGTGCTGGAGACCCAGCACCGCGAGCCGCCCGAACGGCGCCCGCTTTTTCGCGGACATCATCACAACAGGCCCTCTATCGTGCGAAGTTGGCAGCGATGCGCTGCTGGATGTACTGCTCCGCCGTGATCGGCGGATACCGGCCGTCCGGCCCCTCGATCACCACGTCCCGGTCTGCCTGGGCGAAGAAGGCGATGCTGTAGCGGGCGCCCCGGTCCTCGCCGGGACCCGGGGACTTGACCCGGTGGAAGTTGGACGGAAGCCGGTCGTCGCTCCACCGCATCAGCATGTCGCCGATGTTGCAGGTGATGGCGTCTGCCGAGGGCACCACGGGAGTCCACTCCTGGGCCTCGGCCTCCTTTCCCGGGCACACCTGCAGCCCGCCCTGCCCGTCCCGCTGGAAGAGCAGGGTCAGGCAGTCGAAGTCGGTGTGCGCACCGGCCCGCCACACGTTCGGGTCGGGCTCGGCGTCCTCGGGGATCGCGAAGTAGTGCAGCATCCGCAGGGTGGACTGGTAGTGCGTGCTCTGAGGGTCGTGGGCGCGGGTGAAGAAGTCGCCGGCGAAGCCCAGCTTGTCGGCGAAGCAGGACAGGACCCGCATCGCCACCTCGCGGCAGCGCGTCTCGAAGTCGAGGGCGCGCAGCCGGAATTCGGGCAGGACGTCGTCGGGCCAGAGCCCCTCCATGTGAGGGCGGGTGACCTGGTACGACTCCTTCTGGTCCGGTGTCCCGACGGACGGCCTGACCTGGGTCATGGACTCCCACCCGGAGTTGAGGCCCTTCTTCAGCCCATGCCGGGCCTTGTGGGCCTCGGGCAGCGCGAAAAATCCCTCGGCGTTCGTGAACGCCTCGTCCACCAGGGCCTGTTCGATGCCGTGGTTGACCAGCTGGAAGAACCCGATGTTCGTGGCCGCCGCCCACAGCTCCTCGGTGATCTCGGCCTTGCGGGCCTCGAAGTCGGAGAGGTCGATGCGGCGGATCTCCCGCGCCGTGGTCTCGGTTCCGGCCCCGCCCATGTGGGTTTCCTTGTCGAGTTCGGCAAGGCCGTACGTCGATCGAGGCGTCGTGTGCGGCACAGCACGCGTCGTGATGTCAGTCATCGCGGCAAGTACTCCTGAGTACGTCGGAGTGGTGTTCTCCGAGTCCTACGGGGTGCAGTCACCGCCCCTGCACCCCCACCGCGGACACACAGAGGTCCGCGG containing:
- a CDS encoding nucleobase:cation symporter-2 family protein is translated as MMSAKKRAPFGRLAVLGLQHVLVMYTGCVTVPLVFGAAAGLDASTIALLINADLLVAGVVTMIQGAGVGRVLGVRMPVMAGAAFTAVTPMILIAGEYGLQAVYGSMIAAGIFGLLAAWPFAKAARFFPPLVSGVVITVVGLALISVGVNLVVGSDPKAADYAAPSRLALAALVVIVILLVARFGRGFLAQTGVLLGLLAGTAVAVPLGLVDLSAARGADWIGVSAPFHFGAPEFPPVAVISMCVVMLVLFAESTADLIAVAELTGKELTTADMARGLAADGLSGVLGGVMNAFIDTVFAQNVGLVSMTRVRSRHVATVAGAILVALGLVPKLGAVVAGLPGPVVGAAGLVMFATVAAVGISTLRKVEFEGTHNLLIVAVSIGVGMAPDVAPDLYSRFPDGVRIVLGSPVTSATLIAFGLNLAFNRTRPARTADDETVAEKQTRPTTTTPAEYVP
- a CDS encoding isopenicillin N synthase family dioxygenase; this translates as MTDITTRAVPHTTPRSTYGLAELDKETHMGGAGTETTAREIRRIDLSDFEARKAEITEELWAAATNIGFFQLVNHGIEQALVDEAFTNAEGFFALPEAHKARHGLKKGLNSGWESMTQVRPSVGTPDQKESYQVTRPHMEGLWPDDVLPEFRLRALDFETRCREVAMRVLSCFADKLGFAGDFFTRAHDPQSTHYQSTLRMLHYFAIPEDAEPDPNVWRAGAHTDFDCLTLLFQRDGQGGLQVCPGKEAEAQEWTPVVPSADAITCNIGDMLMRWSDDRLPSNFHRVKSPGPGEDRGARYSIAFFAQADRDVVIEGPDGRYPPITAEQYIQQRIAANFAR